The following nucleotide sequence is from Terriglobales bacterium.
ATCAAGAGCAAGCTGCCCGAAGTAGAACTCCTCGCCGGCAATGTTGGGACGTTTGATGGCGCCTGCGCTTTGATCAAAGCTGGCGCTGATGCGGTAAAAGTCGGAATCGGACCTGGATCCATCTGCACAACTCGGATCGTAACCGGCGCCGGAGTGCCGCAGATCTATGCGATCGCCGAAGCTTCACGAGCGGCGAAAGACTCAGGTGTTCCCATCATCGCTGACGGCGGCATTAAATACTCTGGAGACGTCACCAAGGCGATCGCGGCAGGTGCAAGTTCAGTCATGATTGGCTCCCTCTTTGCCGGAGTGGATGAGAGTCCCGGCGAGACGATCTTGTATCAAGGCCGTTCGTTCAAGACATATCGCGGCATGGGATCGTTGGCCGCGATGGCGCAAGGCTCGAGTGAGCGTTACTTCCAGAGCAACGACGAAGACACTCCAGCAGCCGAGTTGATGGAAAACGGAGACCAAAACCGTCTAGCCAAACTTGTGCCGGAAGGAATCGAGGGACGCGTTCCGTATCGGGGCCCACTGGCAAACATGGTGCTGCAACTCGTCGGTGGATTGCGCTCCGGCATGGGATACGTGGGATGCTCCACCATTCCTGAACTGCAACAAGAAGCCCGCTTCGTGCGAATCAGCGGCGCAGGTCTGCGCGAGAGCCACGTGCACGACGTGATTATCACCCGCGAGGCTCCAAACTATAGGTTGGAGTAGCGCGTCGTTGAAATCGTTCATCCGCAATTTTCGTTACTGGATACCAGTGCTCTTGTGGTTGTCCGTTATTGTCTATGAGTCCTTCGGCCTTTCATCAGCTGTCACGGGAACCTGGCTGGGGAAGCTTCTGCAAATTTTGCATATCCACCTTTCTGCCGAAGCATTCGCCAAACTGCATCATTTTCTTCGTAAGGCTGGGCACCTGACGGGATATGGCTTGTTATGCGTCCTTCTGTTCCGCTCATGGTTTCATACCATGGATGACCCAGCCGGCACCAAACCACTGATTCGCTGGTCGCGCGGTACCAGGGGATTCCGCGCAATGTGCTTGCGATCTGCGGCGTTGGCGCTTGGCATAACCCTGCTGACTGCGGCGCTTGATGAATGGCATCAGAGGTTTGATCCTTCTCGCACGGGCACGCCGTGGGACGTGGCGCTGGATGTAACAGGTGGAATCTGTTTTCTTTTGATCGCGCTATTCGTCCTTAGACGGTGGCGAGCCGAGCCCGTGGAAGAACTCGAAAAAGTTTCGGCGTAGCGATACGTATGGATTTGGTTTTTCCCATCTCACCCGAGGCATCAGGAAATGGCCCTCGAAGAATACAAACGTAAACGCAGCTTCGAACACACTCCAGAGCCGCCACCAAAGCTCGATCCCAAAAAAGGATTTCGATTTGTAGTTCAAAAGCACCGAGCGTCCCGTCTGCACTATGACTTCCGTCTCGAAATGGAAGGCGTGCTCAAGTCCTGGGCTGTCCCAAAAGG
It contains:
- a CDS encoding VanZ family protein is translated as MKSFIRNFRYWIPVLLWLSVIVYESFGLSSAVTGTWLGKLLQILHIHLSAEAFAKLHHFLRKAGHLTGYGLLCVLLFRSWFHTMDDPAGTKPLIRWSRGTRGFRAMCLRSAALALGITLLTAALDEWHQRFDPSRTGTPWDVALDVTGGICFLLIALFVLRRWRAEPVEELEKVSA